The Balneolaceae bacterium genome segment TAAGAACTGAAATTGGTAAGTCTAATTCAGCTCTCTAATTTATTCAATCCATTTGTTGTAAGTTTAAGATCAGGATCTACTAGTAATTTTTTATAGCTGGCATTACAGCTAAGTACCCTTCATCTATCAAACAGTCTACTGGATCTTGTCAGCAATCATTAATTTCTAAGGTTACTTTTGCATATGTAGAAAGATTCGCGAGTAATTCCAAATCCTCGCTGCAGTATCATTCGTAGATCTACCAGGAGTGGCCGACAAGCCAATCAAACCAGTATCTTGGGAATGTTGAAGAAGTGCATTTAAGACAAATTTATAAGTTGGTGCTATCGCCTGATGAGCCTCATCAAATACAACCAAGTGAGCTTTACTCCCAATTTTACCTAGTGTAAATAGTCCATGGTTTTGTGTGCTGTACATTTTGGAAAGCCCTGATACTAATATACCATCCGACAATGCGTCCAGATCCTATTTCCATGACTCCCCCGAAACCTACGTAACTGATAACCTCTCTATTCCCTGAAGTATAGTCCAGCTATTTTCAAATTCGGTAGCGGCCTGTCCACATAGCTCTCTTCGTTATGTGCTAGCCAAATTATCAGTGAAGGTTCATTATTTCGGAGGTAATCCGAAATAATATTCATTGTAGTTCTCTGTTTTTCCTGAGCCAGTAGGCATATGTAATAAGGTCCGTCTACGATCTCCCTGAAAAACCAATTCCTTTAGCTTTCTTGCAGCTTTCCTCTGATGATCAAAAAGGCCATATTCAGGTTCTTTATATGATATAGTTGGCTTCGATGATTTCTGAATTGTTTTCGGTTCCTGAATCTCAAAAAAATCAAACAGCCTTTTCTCTTTAGATGAATTTTTTCTTATAGAAATTTCATTTAACTCCTGATATGGTTTGTCAGTACTACCTCCTAGAGGGTCAATTAGTTTCTTTGCCTCCACCGGCCCAGTACCGAATAACTCTTGCCGAGTTTTACTTTCTCTAACAATCCAACCCTATCAAATAATTGTATAAGTACTTCCCTTGGT includes the following:
- a CDS encoding DEAD/DEAH box helicase family protein; translated protein: MEAKKLIDPLGGSTDKPYQELNEISIRKNSSKEKRLFDFFEIQEPKTIQKSSKPTISYKEPEYGLFDHQRKAARKLKELVFQGDRRRTLLHMPTGSGKTENYNEYYFGLPPK